The Methanosarcina barkeri str. Wiesmoor DNA segment CGAGTTTTAATTACAATGCCTAATGAACTTATGATTCCGTACTTGAAGTGCGTAAGTCCTACACCTATCATAAGAGGCTGACAACCGAAGAAATTGAGAATAACAAAAAGTTCATTCTCACGAGAAGAACTTCTTTTCAGAAACTTAATTTCCAAAAATATATCCCTTTTTTTATCCGTTTTATCTATTATTTAATAAAAAACAATTAGATAAAAATAAACTGATAAAAGGGATAGTAATGAGTTTAGCAGGTCAAACAGCTCTTGTAACCGGGGGGAGCAAAGGGATAGGAAGAGCTATCTGCCTTGCTCTGGCAAAAGAGGGAGCAAACATCGTTATTGCAGCAAGGAATGAGAGTGAAATCAAAGAGATGGTAAATAAATTAAAAGCAATGGGCAGTAAAGCCATGGCTGTCCAGGCTGACGTGCAGAATGAGGAGGACGTAAGACGCCTGATTTCAATGACAATTGACAAATGCGGCAGGCTTGATATTCTTGTCAACAACGCAGGAGTGGCCTACAAAAAAAAGCTGGAAGATACCACCCTGGAAGAGTACAATCAAACCATGGACACCAACTTAAAAGGAGTTTTTCTCTGCACAAAGTA contains these protein-coding regions:
- a CDS encoding SDR family NAD(P)-dependent oxidoreductase, producing MSLAGQTALVTGGSKGIGRAICLALAKEGANIVIAARNESEIKEMVNKLKAMGSKAMAVQADVQNEEDVRRLISMTIDKCGRLDILVNNAGVAYKKKLEDTTLEEYNQTMDTNLKGVFLCTKYAIPYIRESNNGKIINISSVGGLHGLPDFSAYCASKFGVNGITESVAAELEGEIKVYAICPGAVDTDMYRSLFSDRPSLKPEHIAEKVLELASPDSKVTSGKIIEIQALPVPQL